From Pseudomonas sp. stari2:
GCCCGACCGCTTGGGCGCTGCTCATAACGTGCGGCAGGCGTGCTCCAATCGCGCACCACGCCCGCGGGCGTGTCTTCCAGCCAGCCGAGCCGCTTGCCCGGAAAGTAGCCACAGAGCAGCGTCACCAGCGGCATCAGCAGATGCCATTTGCCGAACATCCGCCAGCGGTGTTCCGAGGCGTAATCGCGCCAGTAAGCGAACTGCGCGCCGACCGTAACCAATCGTCGGATCATCTGCCCGGAGGCTCCCAGACCTGCTGCGCAGCCACCAAAGCTGTGCCCGACCACATCGATCGGCTGACCGGGAAACTCCCGCTGCGCGCGTTTGAGCATCGCCTCGAAATCCAGCGCGCCCCAATCCGTCCACGAGGCCTGCAAATGCCTCATCGACTTCGGTCGCGACTCACCAATGCCCCGGTAGTCGTAAATGATCACGTCGAAACCGTTGGCGAACAGGTACGCCGCGAAGCGCGAGTAGTGACGGCAACGCACCGAGGTGGCCGCGTTGATGATTACCACCGAACGCTGCAGGTCGGGCAACGCGTGGCGCCAGGTGAAGCCGCCAAGACGATAGCCATCGGCGGCGGGCTCGTGAAAGGGTTCGTCCAGAACGGCGCTTGCGAGCGCGGTTCTGCCCTGAGGATCTTCCAGTGCGTGCGTCTCTTGAAAACCCATGGCTCTCGACCTTCGCGGAATAGCTGC
This genomic window contains:
- a CDS encoding alpha/beta fold hydrolase, producing MGFQETHALEDPQGRTALASAVLDEPFHEPAADGYRLGGFTWRHALPDLQRSVVIINAATSVRCRHYSRFAAYLFANGFDVIIYDYRGIGESRPKSMRHLQASWTDWGALDFEAMLKRAQREFPGQPIDVVGHSFGGCAAGLGASGQMIRRLVTVGAQFAYWRDYASEHRWRMFGKWHLLMPLVTLLCGYFPGKRLGWLEDTPAGVVRDWSTPAARYEQRPSGRAMVDLPFTNVHANALAISISDDPYGTIPATERLLDYFHNARKTHLRIEPQDIGEQEVGHFAFFRSAYQATLWPIALTWLQTGALAPDTPGRQVPRSQAL